The following are encoded together in the Oryzias melastigma strain HK-1 linkage group LG17, ASM292280v2, whole genome shotgun sequence genome:
- the LOC112147140 gene encoding activated CDC42 kinase 1 isoform X2, which produces MGETAEYQRLQETSSESDYQHVPSDDEERLGGSMQSEEGTEWLLELLMEVQLQQYFLRIQDDLNVTRLSHFDYVKNEDLEKIGMGRPGQRRLWEAVKRRKAMCKRKSWMSKVFSGKRPDGGEFPQQSQPTSSFRKLSPTPPLCLGEGVLSTQSSGGTSLDVQQKALTCLIPEKDLTLFEKLGDGSFGVVKRGEWMTPSGKVLNVAVKCLKTDVLSQPDALEDFICEVNAMHSLDHQNLIRLYGVVLTHPMKMVTELAPLGSLLERLRCPQGPILIHTLCQYAVQVACGMAYLEQRRFIHRDLAARNILLASSQRVKIGDFGLMRALPNNHEHYVMQEHRKVPFAWCAPESLKTRTFSHATDTWMFGVTLWEMFTYGQEPWLGLNGSQILHKIDKEGERLPKPEDCPQDIYNVMLQCWAQKPDDRPTFAALREFLLETLPTDMCALQDFDEPDKLQIKVNEVITVIEGRAENYWWRGQNKRTLQVGQFPRNVVTSVAGLSAHDISRPLKNSFIHTGHGDTNPHRCWGHRDRIDDLYLGNPMDPPDVLGLELSAARPTQLPGRAKKPYYDPVTEEEDLTSAALKRLSLRKTGSLKGLRLIPTAWISASKQGGCRTSGSGQNPNSEVSLIDFGEELPPSTPSPSAVVEIPIPALAKLALDAENIMDKTPPQSPSTSLPRPLHPTPVVDWDARPLPPPPAYDEVAQDEDDMEVSCINGSEQQLEEEFICAHNMDESPSFGQKLQGEGVFSKGVDKESLEDNLFLPCKQSQGMSTSYTQSAEIFLELQQECMRRLNAPKGVLCRSPNSQTRDEQLLSSFCEDKPQIPPRVPIPPRPVKRGDYTCARWSRELSVSPMAAENTDEVPGSDRDRPPQIPPRDPLSQPASRTPSPMGLVVGSPQQRLHSASPSTQQALLSSCAAAHAYSSYLSTSPGKLMPTTHSFASDPKYAAPKVIQVQGKDKGPCILPIVRDGRKVSNTHYYLLPERPPYLDRFDRFLREAEHLPASAMDDRHVRHTNTATVRPMVVSTQTVHGHTQGQSLVQAGDLKANFSSNNNSSLGGPQSGMKTSVSLPRVCSDGMTAAVIPASCLRTDSGGNTPDKVKMVQEAVHGVTLEECQAALQNHNWNVQKAVYSLKVEQLFCLGLRSRSDCLKLLEMCDWNLEVASTQMLENYGSTTWQGPEDTRKSYGELRR; this is translated from the exons ATGGGGGAGACGGCAGAGTACCAGAGGCTGCAGGAGACGTCATCCGAATCCGACTACCAGCATGTGCCCAGCGACGACGAAGAG AGACTGGGCGGCAGCATGCAGAGTGAGGAGGGAACGGAATGGCTGCTGGAGCTGTTGATGGAGGTGCAGCTGCAGCAGTACTTCCTGAGGATTCAAGATGACCTGAACGTGACACGGCTGTCACACTTCGACTACGTCAAGAATGAAGACTTGGAGAAGATCGGGATGGGTCGCCCTg GGCAGAGACGACTGTGGGAGGCCGTGAAAAGGAGGAAAGCCATGTGCAAACGCAAGTCCTGGATGAGCAAG GTGTTTAGCGGGAAGCGACCAGATGGAGGAGAATTTCCTCAGCAGAGCCAACCAACCTCCTCATTTCGTAAACTGTCTCCCACCCCTCCACTTTGCCTTGGGGAGGGGGTCCTGTCCACACAGTCCAGCGGGGGTACGTCACTGGACGTGCAGCAGAAGGCCCTCACCTGTCTCATCCCAGAGAAAGACTTGACGCTGTTTGAGAAGCTTGGGGATGGCTCCTTTGGCGTAGTGAAGAGAGGGGAGTGGATGACGCCTTCAGGCAAGGTG ttgaaTGTTGCTGTAAAGTGTCTGAAGACTGATGTGCTCAGCCAGCCTGACGCTCTGGAGGATTTCATCTGTGAGGTCAACGCCATGCACTCGCTGGACCACCAGAACCTCATTCGGCTCTACGGTGTGGTCCTGACACACCCGATGAAGATG GTGACGGAGCTGGCTCCTCTGGGCTCTCTGCTGGAGCGCTTGCGGTGTCCACAAGGTCCCATTTTGATCCACACTTTGTGTCAGTATGCCGTCCAGGTGGCTTGTGGAATGGCTTATTTGGAGCAGAGGAGGTTTATCCACAGAGACCTGGCAGCAAG AAACATCCTGCTGGCCTCGTCTCAAAGGGTGAAGATCGGTGACTTTGGCCTGATGAGGGCGCTGCCTAACAACCACGAGCACTATGTCATGCAGGAGCATCGCAAGGTTCCCTTTGCATG GTGCGCTCCAGAAAGCCTGAAGACGAGGACGTTCTCTCATGCCACCGACACGTGGATGTTTGGAGTCACTCTCTGGGAGATGTTCACGTATGGTCAGGAGCCATGGCTGGGCCTCAATGGCAGCCAG aTTCTGCACAAGATTGATAAAGAAGGTGAACGGCTCCCTAAACCAGAAGACTGCCCACAGGACATCTATAATGTCATGTTGCAGTGCTGGGCTCAGAAACCTGATGACAGGCCAACTTTTGCCGCCCTCCGTGAGTTTCTGCTCGAG ACTTTGCCCACAGACATGTGCGCTCTGCAGGATTTTGATGAACCTGACAAACTCCAAATCAAAGTCAATGAAGTCATCACTGTTATAGAGGGCAG GGCAGAGAATTACTGGTGGCGAGGTCAGAACAAACGCACCCTTCAGGTTGGACAGTTCCCCAGAAACGTGGTGACGTCAGTCGCCGGACTGTCGGCCCACGACATCAGCAGGCCCCTGAAGAACAGCTTCATCCACACGGGTCATGGAGACACAAACCCTCACCGCTGCTGGGGCCACCGCGACAGGATTGATGA TTTGTATCTCGGGAATCCCATGGATCCTCCTGATGTTCTCGGCTTAGAACTGAGTGCTGCTCGGCCCACACAGCTACCAGGACGGGCCAAGA AACCCTACTACGATCCAGTGACCGAGGAGGAGGACCTGACGTCTGCTGCTCTGAAAAGACTGTCGCTTCGGAAAACCGGCTCCCTCAAAGGCCTCAGGCTCATACCCACCGCTTGGATCTCTGCTTCCAAACAGGGAGGCTGCAGGACTTCCGGCTCGGGTCAAAATCCTAACAGCGAAGTGTCCCTCATTGACTTTGGGGAGGAGCTGCCCCCATCCACACCCTCGCCTTCCGCTGTGGTTGAAATTCCAATTCCCGCACTGGCTAAGCTAGCCTTGGATGCAGAAAACATCATGGACAAAACCCCACCTCAAAGTCCTTCAACGTCTTTGCCTCGACCTCTGCATCCTACGCCAGTGGTGGACTGGGACGCGAGGCCGTTACCCCCGCCTCCCGCGTACGATGAAGTAGCACAGGATGAAGATGATATGGAG GTCAGCTGCATCAATGGTTCCGAGCAACAGCTTGAGGAAGAGTTCATTTGTGCTCACAATATGGATGAATCTCCTTCTTTTGGACAAAAGCTGCAGGGGGAAGGTGTTTTCTCCAAAGGAGTTGACAAGGAATCGCTGGAGGACAACCTCTTCCTTCCCTGCAAGCAGAGCCAGGGTATGTCGACCTCCTACACTCAGTCTGCTGAGATCTTTCTGGAACTCCAGCAGGAGTGCATGCGGAGGCTCAATGCCCCAAAAGGAGTCCTGTGTCGTTCTCCAAACTCACAGACTCGGGATGAACAGCTGCTTTCCTCTTTCTGCGAGGACAAACCTCAGATCCCTCCTCGTGTCCCCATCCCCCCTCGCCCCGTAAAGAGGGGCGACTACACATGTGCTCGCTGGTCGCGGGAGCTCTCAGTTTCTCCGATGgcagctgaaaacacagacGAGGTTCCAGGCTCAGACCGGGACCGCCCGCCTCAGATCCCTCCCAGAGACCCCCTGTCACAGCCAGCATCCAGAACTCCCAGCCCGATGGGTCTAGTGGTGGGCTCCCCCCAGCAGAGGCTGCACTCTGCTAGCCCCTCTACCCAGCAGGCTTTGCTCTCTTCCTGCGCCGCTGCACACGCATACAGCTCCTACCTCTCTACCTCTCCAGGTAAACTCATGCCAACCACACACAGCTTTGCCTCAGACCCGAAATACGCCGCCCCCAAAGTGATCCAAGTGCAAGGCAAGGACAAAGGCCCGTGCATACTGCCCATCGTCCGCGACGGCAGGAAAGTCAGTAACACTCATTACTACCTTCTGCCAGAGAGGCCACCTTACCTTGATCGCTTCGACCGCTTCCTCAGGGAGGCGGAGCACCTCCCCGCCAGCGCGATGGACGACAGGCACGTTCGGCACACCAACACTGCCACGGTCAGACCCATGGTGGTCAGCACTCAGACAGTCCATGGACACACCCAAGGGCAGAGTCTGGTCCAAGCAGGGGATCTGAAGGCCAACTTCTCCtccaacaacaacagcagcctGGGTGGGCCGCAGTCAGGGATGAAGACATCAGTTAGCCTCCCACGTGTATGCTCGGACGGGATGACAGCCGCCGTCATTCCCGCTTCCTGTCTGCGGACAGACAGTGGAGGAAACACCCCTGACAAAGTCAAAATG
- the LOC112147140 gene encoding activated CDC42 kinase 1 isoform X1 produces the protein MCSSVFPRRLLPQKPDCLKDEAFTAATFPPVTFQRIESSMRRFDKLKKTFPFLAHFHVYRRLGGSMQSEEGTEWLLELLMEVQLQQYFLRIQDDLNVTRLSHFDYVKNEDLEKIGMGRPGQRRLWEAVKRRKAMCKRKSWMSKVFSGKRPDGGEFPQQSQPTSSFRKLSPTPPLCLGEGVLSTQSSGGTSLDVQQKALTCLIPEKDLTLFEKLGDGSFGVVKRGEWMTPSGKVLNVAVKCLKTDVLSQPDALEDFICEVNAMHSLDHQNLIRLYGVVLTHPMKMVTELAPLGSLLERLRCPQGPILIHTLCQYAVQVACGMAYLEQRRFIHRDLAARNILLASSQRVKIGDFGLMRALPNNHEHYVMQEHRKVPFAWCAPESLKTRTFSHATDTWMFGVTLWEMFTYGQEPWLGLNGSQILHKIDKEGERLPKPEDCPQDIYNVMLQCWAQKPDDRPTFAALREFLLETLPTDMCALQDFDEPDKLQIKVNEVITVIEGRAENYWWRGQNKRTLQVGQFPRNVVTSVAGLSAHDISRPLKNSFIHTGHGDTNPHRCWGHRDRIDDLYLGNPMDPPDVLGLELSAARPTQLPGRAKKPYYDPVTEEEDLTSAALKRLSLRKTGSLKGLRLIPTAWISASKQGGCRTSGSGQNPNSEVSLIDFGEELPPSTPSPSAVVEIPIPALAKLALDAENIMDKTPPQSPSTSLPRPLHPTPVVDWDARPLPPPPAYDEVAQDEDDMEVSCINGSEQQLEEEFICAHNMDESPSFGQKLQGEGVFSKGVDKESLEDNLFLPCKQSQGMSTSYTQSAEIFLELQQECMRRLNAPKGVLCRSPNSQTRDEQLLSSFCEDKPQIPPRVPIPPRPVKRGDYTCARWSRELSVSPMAAENTDEVPGSDRDRPPQIPPRDPLSQPASRTPSPMGLVVGSPQQRLHSASPSTQQALLSSCAAAHAYSSYLSTSPGKLMPTTHSFASDPKYAAPKVIQVQGKDKGPCILPIVRDGRKVSNTHYYLLPERPPYLDRFDRFLREAEHLPASAMDDRHVRHTNTATVRPMVVSTQTVHGHTQGQSLVQAGDLKANFSSNNNSSLGGPQSGMKTSVSLPRVCSDGMTAAVIPASCLRTDSGGNTPDKVKMVQEAVHGVTLEECQAALQNHNWNVQKAVYSLKVEQLFCLGLRSRSDCLKLLEMCDWNLEVASTQMLENYGSTTWQGR, from the exons ATGTGCTCCTCCGTCTTTCCCCGCAGACTCCTTCCACAAAAGCCTGACTGTTTAAAGGACGAGGCCTTTACCGCCGCTACTTTCCCACCTGTAACCTTCCAGAGGATAGAAAGCAGCATGCGGCGATTTGACAAGCTGAAGAAGACGTTTCCCTTCCTGGCACACTTCCATGTGTACCGA AGACTGGGCGGCAGCATGCAGAGTGAGGAGGGAACGGAATGGCTGCTGGAGCTGTTGATGGAGGTGCAGCTGCAGCAGTACTTCCTGAGGATTCAAGATGACCTGAACGTGACACGGCTGTCACACTTCGACTACGTCAAGAATGAAGACTTGGAGAAGATCGGGATGGGTCGCCCTg GGCAGAGACGACTGTGGGAGGCCGTGAAAAGGAGGAAAGCCATGTGCAAACGCAAGTCCTGGATGAGCAAG GTGTTTAGCGGGAAGCGACCAGATGGAGGAGAATTTCCTCAGCAGAGCCAACCAACCTCCTCATTTCGTAAACTGTCTCCCACCCCTCCACTTTGCCTTGGGGAGGGGGTCCTGTCCACACAGTCCAGCGGGGGTACGTCACTGGACGTGCAGCAGAAGGCCCTCACCTGTCTCATCCCAGAGAAAGACTTGACGCTGTTTGAGAAGCTTGGGGATGGCTCCTTTGGCGTAGTGAAGAGAGGGGAGTGGATGACGCCTTCAGGCAAGGTG ttgaaTGTTGCTGTAAAGTGTCTGAAGACTGATGTGCTCAGCCAGCCTGACGCTCTGGAGGATTTCATCTGTGAGGTCAACGCCATGCACTCGCTGGACCACCAGAACCTCATTCGGCTCTACGGTGTGGTCCTGACACACCCGATGAAGATG GTGACGGAGCTGGCTCCTCTGGGCTCTCTGCTGGAGCGCTTGCGGTGTCCACAAGGTCCCATTTTGATCCACACTTTGTGTCAGTATGCCGTCCAGGTGGCTTGTGGAATGGCTTATTTGGAGCAGAGGAGGTTTATCCACAGAGACCTGGCAGCAAG AAACATCCTGCTGGCCTCGTCTCAAAGGGTGAAGATCGGTGACTTTGGCCTGATGAGGGCGCTGCCTAACAACCACGAGCACTATGTCATGCAGGAGCATCGCAAGGTTCCCTTTGCATG GTGCGCTCCAGAAAGCCTGAAGACGAGGACGTTCTCTCATGCCACCGACACGTGGATGTTTGGAGTCACTCTCTGGGAGATGTTCACGTATGGTCAGGAGCCATGGCTGGGCCTCAATGGCAGCCAG aTTCTGCACAAGATTGATAAAGAAGGTGAACGGCTCCCTAAACCAGAAGACTGCCCACAGGACATCTATAATGTCATGTTGCAGTGCTGGGCTCAGAAACCTGATGACAGGCCAACTTTTGCCGCCCTCCGTGAGTTTCTGCTCGAG ACTTTGCCCACAGACATGTGCGCTCTGCAGGATTTTGATGAACCTGACAAACTCCAAATCAAAGTCAATGAAGTCATCACTGTTATAGAGGGCAG GGCAGAGAATTACTGGTGGCGAGGTCAGAACAAACGCACCCTTCAGGTTGGACAGTTCCCCAGAAACGTGGTGACGTCAGTCGCCGGACTGTCGGCCCACGACATCAGCAGGCCCCTGAAGAACAGCTTCATCCACACGGGTCATGGAGACACAAACCCTCACCGCTGCTGGGGCCACCGCGACAGGATTGATGA TTTGTATCTCGGGAATCCCATGGATCCTCCTGATGTTCTCGGCTTAGAACTGAGTGCTGCTCGGCCCACACAGCTACCAGGACGGGCCAAGA AACCCTACTACGATCCAGTGACCGAGGAGGAGGACCTGACGTCTGCTGCTCTGAAAAGACTGTCGCTTCGGAAAACCGGCTCCCTCAAAGGCCTCAGGCTCATACCCACCGCTTGGATCTCTGCTTCCAAACAGGGAGGCTGCAGGACTTCCGGCTCGGGTCAAAATCCTAACAGCGAAGTGTCCCTCATTGACTTTGGGGAGGAGCTGCCCCCATCCACACCCTCGCCTTCCGCTGTGGTTGAAATTCCAATTCCCGCACTGGCTAAGCTAGCCTTGGATGCAGAAAACATCATGGACAAAACCCCACCTCAAAGTCCTTCAACGTCTTTGCCTCGACCTCTGCATCCTACGCCAGTGGTGGACTGGGACGCGAGGCCGTTACCCCCGCCTCCCGCGTACGATGAAGTAGCACAGGATGAAGATGATATGGAG GTCAGCTGCATCAATGGTTCCGAGCAACAGCTTGAGGAAGAGTTCATTTGTGCTCACAATATGGATGAATCTCCTTCTTTTGGACAAAAGCTGCAGGGGGAAGGTGTTTTCTCCAAAGGAGTTGACAAGGAATCGCTGGAGGACAACCTCTTCCTTCCCTGCAAGCAGAGCCAGGGTATGTCGACCTCCTACACTCAGTCTGCTGAGATCTTTCTGGAACTCCAGCAGGAGTGCATGCGGAGGCTCAATGCCCCAAAAGGAGTCCTGTGTCGTTCTCCAAACTCACAGACTCGGGATGAACAGCTGCTTTCCTCTTTCTGCGAGGACAAACCTCAGATCCCTCCTCGTGTCCCCATCCCCCCTCGCCCCGTAAAGAGGGGCGACTACACATGTGCTCGCTGGTCGCGGGAGCTCTCAGTTTCTCCGATGgcagctgaaaacacagacGAGGTTCCAGGCTCAGACCGGGACCGCCCGCCTCAGATCCCTCCCAGAGACCCCCTGTCACAGCCAGCATCCAGAACTCCCAGCCCGATGGGTCTAGTGGTGGGCTCCCCCCAGCAGAGGCTGCACTCTGCTAGCCCCTCTACCCAGCAGGCTTTGCTCTCTTCCTGCGCCGCTGCACACGCATACAGCTCCTACCTCTCTACCTCTCCAGGTAAACTCATGCCAACCACACACAGCTTTGCCTCAGACCCGAAATACGCCGCCCCCAAAGTGATCCAAGTGCAAGGCAAGGACAAAGGCCCGTGCATACTGCCCATCGTCCGCGACGGCAGGAAAGTCAGTAACACTCATTACTACCTTCTGCCAGAGAGGCCACCTTACCTTGATCGCTTCGACCGCTTCCTCAGGGAGGCGGAGCACCTCCCCGCCAGCGCGATGGACGACAGGCACGTTCGGCACACCAACACTGCCACGGTCAGACCCATGGTGGTCAGCACTCAGACAGTCCATGGACACACCCAAGGGCAGAGTCTGGTCCAAGCAGGGGATCTGAAGGCCAACTTCTCCtccaacaacaacagcagcctGGGTGGGCCGCAGTCAGGGATGAAGACATCAGTTAGCCTCCCACGTGTATGCTCGGACGGGATGACAGCCGCCGTCATTCCCGCTTCCTGTCTGCGGACAGACAGTGGAGGAAACACCCCTGACAAAGTCAAAATG